Proteins encoded within one genomic window of Streptomyces sp. NBC_00523:
- the mctP gene encoding monocarboxylate uptake permease MctP, with product MKDGVNGVALGVFIFFFLAVTVMGFLAARWRKAENEATLDEWGLGGRSFGTWVTWFLLGGDLYTAYTFVAVPAAIYAAGAAGFFAVPYTILVYPLIFTFLPRLWSVSHKHGYVTTSDFVRGRFGSKGLSLAVAVTGILATMPYIALQLVGIQAVLDVMGVGGGENTNWFVKDLPLLIAFAVLAAYTYSSGLRAPALIAFVKDGLIYLVIAVAIIYIPIKLGGFDDIFASAQDKFTKAGAGGLAPAAAGQWGYATLALGSALALFMYPHSITATLSSRSREVIRRNTTILPLYSLMLGLLALLGFMAIAAGVKVDNGQLAIPQLFENMFPDWFAGVAFAAIGIGALVPAAIMSIAAANLFTRNIYKDFLKPDATPEQETKVSKLVSLLVKVGALAFVLTMDKTVAINFQLLGGIWILQTMPALVGGLFTRWFHRWALLAGWAVGMIYGTAAAYGVASPTQKHFGGSSKEIPGLGEIGYIGLTAFVLNVVVVIVLTFVLNAVKAPAGTDETSPGDYTADVGDAGVQEKLPPATAGAPGGH from the coding sequence ATGAAGGACGGCGTGAACGGCGTCGCGCTCGGCGTCTTCATCTTCTTCTTCCTGGCCGTCACGGTCATGGGCTTCCTGGCCGCCCGCTGGCGCAAGGCCGAGAACGAGGCCACGCTCGACGAATGGGGCCTGGGCGGACGGTCGTTCGGCACCTGGGTCACCTGGTTCCTGCTCGGCGGCGACCTCTACACCGCGTACACCTTCGTCGCCGTACCCGCGGCGATCTACGCGGCGGGCGCGGCCGGCTTCTTCGCGGTGCCCTACACCATCCTGGTGTACCCGCTGATCTTCACCTTCCTGCCCCGCCTGTGGTCGGTCTCGCACAAGCACGGGTACGTCACCACCTCGGACTTCGTCCGCGGCCGGTTCGGCTCGAAGGGTCTTTCGCTGGCCGTCGCGGTCACCGGCATCCTCGCCACCATGCCGTACATCGCGCTCCAGCTCGTCGGCATCCAGGCGGTGCTGGACGTGATGGGCGTCGGCGGCGGCGAGAACACCAACTGGTTCGTCAAGGACCTGCCGCTGCTGATCGCGTTCGCGGTGCTCGCCGCGTACACCTACTCCTCGGGGCTGCGGGCGCCCGCGCTGATCGCGTTCGTCAAGGACGGGCTGATCTACCTGGTCATCGCCGTCGCGATCATCTACATCCCGATCAAGCTCGGCGGCTTCGACGACATCTTCGCCTCCGCCCAGGACAAGTTCACCAAGGCGGGCGCGGGCGGCCTCGCACCCGCCGCGGCCGGTCAGTGGGGATACGCGACCCTGGCGCTCGGGTCCGCCCTGGCGCTGTTCATGTATCCGCACTCGATCACGGCGACGCTCTCCAGCCGCAGCCGTGAGGTGATCCGCCGCAACACCACGATCCTGCCGCTGTACTCGCTGATGCTGGGCCTGCTCGCGCTGCTCGGCTTCATGGCGATCGCCGCCGGCGTCAAGGTGGACAACGGCCAGCTGGCCATCCCGCAGCTGTTCGAAAACATGTTCCCCGACTGGTTCGCGGGGGTGGCGTTCGCCGCGATCGGCATCGGCGCCCTGGTGCCGGCCGCGATCATGTCGATCGCCGCGGCGAACCTGTTCACGCGCAACATCTACAAGGACTTCCTGAAGCCGGACGCGACGCCCGAGCAGGAGACCAAGGTCTCCAAGCTGGTGTCGCTGCTGGTCAAGGTCGGCGCGCTCGCCTTCGTCCTCACCATGGACAAGACCGTCGCGATCAACTTCCAGCTGCTCGGCGGAATCTGGATCCTCCAGACGATGCCGGCCCTGGTCGGCGGCCTGTTCACCCGGTGGTTCCACCGCTGGGCGCTGCTGGCCGGCTGGGCGGTCGGCATGATCTACGGTACGGCTGCCGCGTACGGGGTCGCGAGCCCGACGCAGAAGCACTTCGGCGGGTCCTCCAAGGAGATCCCGGGCCTCGGTGAGATCGGCTACATCGGCCTCACCGCGTTCGTGCTGAACGTCGTGGTCGTCATCGTCCTCACCTTCGTCCTGAACGCGGTCAAGGCCCCCGCCGGGACCGACGAGACCTCTCCGGGTGACTACACCGCGGACGTGGGCGACGCGGGCGTCCAGGAGAAGCTGCCGCCGGCCACGGCGGGAGCCCCGGGCGGTCACTGA
- a CDS encoding DUF3311 domain-containing protein, with protein MAEEPEGKPPTVTPLRVVIALCLIAPFVAMLWVSSYAKVDPAFIGIPFFYWYQMLWVLISTALTMIAYKLWQRDQRARKGGASA; from the coding sequence ATGGCGGAAGAACCAGAAGGAAAGCCACCGACGGTCACACCGTTGCGGGTGGTCATCGCCCTGTGTCTCATCGCGCCGTTCGTGGCGATGCTCTGGGTGAGTTCGTACGCGAAGGTCGACCCGGCCTTCATCGGCATCCCGTTCTTCTACTGGTACCAGATGCTCTGGGTGCTGATCTCCACCGCGCTCACCATGATCGCGTACAAGCTGTGGCAGCGTGACCAGCGCGCCCGCAAGGGGGGTGCGTCGGCATGA
- a CDS encoding GntR family transcriptional regulator has product MGADGGSSENETGAGAGTRTARVPKYYRLKRHLLDMTDTMPPGTPVPPERTLAAEFDTSRTTVRQALQELVVEGRLERIQGKGTFVAKPKVSQALQLTSYTEDMRAQGLEPTSQLLDIGYVTADDTLAGLLDISAGGRVLRIERLRLASGEPMAIETTHLSAKRFPALRRSLVKYTSLYTALSEVYDVRLAEAEETIETSLATPREAGLLGTDVGLPMLMLSRHSLDEQGEPVEWVRSVYRGDRYKFVARLKRPLD; this is encoded by the coding sequence ATGGGCGCCGACGGGGGCAGTTCGGAGAACGAGACGGGCGCGGGCGCCGGGACGCGCACCGCGCGCGTACCCAAGTACTACCGGCTGAAGCGACATCTCCTCGACATGACGGACACCATGCCGCCGGGCACCCCCGTCCCCCCGGAACGGACCCTGGCGGCCGAGTTCGACACCTCGCGCACCACCGTGCGCCAGGCGCTCCAGGAGCTGGTCGTCGAGGGCCGGCTGGAACGCATCCAGGGCAAGGGCACCTTCGTCGCCAAGCCGAAGGTCTCCCAGGCCCTCCAACTCACCTCGTACACCGAGGACATGCGCGCCCAGGGCCTCGAACCGACCTCGCAGCTCCTGGACATCGGCTACGTCACCGCCGACGACACCCTCGCCGGACTGCTCGACATCAGCGCCGGCGGCCGGGTCCTGCGCATCGAGCGCCTGCGCCTGGCGAGCGGTGAGCCGATGGCCATCGAGACCACGCACCTCTCGGCCAAGCGCTTTCCCGCGCTGCGCCGTTCACTGGTCAAGTACACCTCGCTCTACACCGCACTCTCCGAGGTGTACGACGTCCGGCTGGCGGAGGCCGAGGAGACCATCGAGACCTCCCTGGCCACCCCGCGCGAGGCCGGGCTGCTCGGCACCGACGTGGGCCTGCCGATGCTGATGCTCTCCCGCCACTCGCTGGACGAGCAGGGCGAACCGGTCGAGTGGGTGCGCTCGGTCTACCGCGGCGACCGCTACAAGTTCGTGGCCCGCCTGAAGCGTCCGCTGGACTGA
- a CDS encoding sugar ABC transporter substrate-binding protein encodes MKRKLIAAIGVAGMLVSIAACGSDDKTSSKDPKDRKEDLTVWLMGEAQSTWPELVKDVNAQFKKKYPNVNVKIQYQGWADKVKKLDTSLGGDKFPDVVELGNTETMQYILNGALGEIDTSKYENSDTWIKGLKDTCSYEGKIYCVPYYASARLAVYNKDMLKAGTGSDVLPQNEDDFLKAMDKVQAELAKKDKRASSLYYPGRYWYAAMSYVAAEGGQIAKYDEGSKEWKATLSTPEAQKGIQHFVDLVKKYNKADQTKDEQDHANVMANEKAAVIYGQAWEAGSVTTGDNGNPKLDGKIATAGMPGPNGKALPSFIGGSDLATISKSKVQDLGEEWISLFTNAKSMDVLASKNILPNNEKQLEPLKAKPETAAIANAVPDAWFTPIAPGWASIEKEEILENMLLKILKGTSVADATKKADSEIDALINKKA; translated from the coding sequence GTGAAGCGCAAGCTCATCGCGGCGATCGGCGTCGCGGGCATGTTGGTTTCCATCGCGGCGTGTGGTTCGGACGACAAGACGTCCTCGAAGGACCCGAAGGACCGCAAGGAAGACCTGACTGTCTGGCTCATGGGCGAGGCCCAGTCGACCTGGCCCGAACTGGTGAAGGACGTCAACGCCCAGTTCAAGAAGAAGTACCCGAACGTCAACGTCAAGATCCAGTACCAGGGCTGGGCTGACAAGGTCAAGAAGCTCGACACCTCCCTCGGTGGCGACAAGTTCCCGGACGTTGTCGAACTCGGCAACACCGAGACCATGCAGTACATCCTCAACGGCGCGCTCGGCGAGATCGACACCTCGAAGTACGAGAACTCGGACACCTGGATCAAGGGTCTGAAGGACACCTGCTCCTACGAGGGCAAGATCTACTGCGTTCCTTACTACGCCTCAGCCCGCCTCGCGGTCTACAACAAGGACATGCTGAAGGCCGGTACCGGCAGCGACGTCCTCCCGCAGAACGAGGACGACTTCCTCAAGGCGATGGACAAGGTCCAGGCCGAGCTCGCGAAGAAGGACAAGCGCGCCTCGTCCCTGTACTACCCGGGCCGTTACTGGTACGCCGCCATGTCCTACGTCGCGGCCGAGGGCGGCCAGATCGCGAAGTACGACGAGGGCTCGAAGGAGTGGAAGGCCACCCTCTCCACCCCCGAGGCGCAGAAGGGCATCCAGCACTTCGTCGACCTGGTCAAGAAGTACAACAAGGCCGACCAGACGAAGGACGAGCAGGACCACGCCAACGTCATGGCCAACGAGAAGGCCGCGGTCATCTACGGCCAGGCCTGGGAGGCCGGCAGCGTCACCACCGGTGACAACGGCAACCCGAAGCTCGACGGCAAGATCGCCACGGCCGGTATGCCCGGCCCGAACGGCAAGGCGCTCCCGTCCTTCATCGGCGGCTCCGACCTCGCCACCATCTCCAAGTCCAAGGTCCAGGACCTGGGCGAGGAGTGGATCTCCCTCTTCACCAACGCGAAGTCCATGGACGTCCTCGCGTCGAAGAACATCCTCCCGAACAACGAGAAGCAGCTTGAGCCGCTGAAGGCCAAGCCCGAGACGGCCGCCATCGCCAACGCGGTGCCGGACGCCTGGTTCACGCCGATCGCTCCGGGCTGGGCCTCCATCGAGAAGGAGGAGATTCTGGAGAACATGCTCCTGAAGATCCTCAAGGGCACGTCCGTCGCCGACGCCACCAAGAAGGCCGACAGCGAGATCGACGCACTGATCAACAAGAAGGCCTGA
- a CDS encoding carbohydrate ABC transporter permease, with protein MTAADTKAAGPPVPVPRDPKADGSPLSDEGGNAPLKQKRKRKKGELLPYLLILPAIVAIAAVYLYPLAKTVIMSFQDMGRRELWTGDPAPWVGFDQFTNILGDSEFWWVTFRTVVFMAVCVSLTMGIGLLISLLMRRLSNWVRLILTFCLIAAWAMPLMVAASIFRFMADSDYGLINTLIAKVVGDDWLGHNWYLDPVQGFAIITLLVVWGAIPFVVVTLYAALTQVPQELEEAASLDGASSFGVYRYVTWPVIKPVFSMVATLSVIWDFNVFGQIWLLRGSKPEPEYETLGLYSYSKAFESTSFSQGTAIALITVILLSAVAVYYLRQLMKTGEVE; from the coding sequence GTGACTGCCGCCGATACCAAGGCCGCCGGGCCACCGGTCCCCGTACCACGTGATCCCAAGGCGGACGGGAGCCCGCTGTCCGATGAGGGCGGCAACGCACCCCTGAAGCAGAAGAGGAAGCGGAAGAAGGGCGAACTGCTGCCCTACCTCCTGATCCTCCCGGCGATCGTGGCGATCGCCGCCGTCTACCTCTACCCGCTCGCCAAGACCGTCATCATGTCCTTCCAGGACATGGGCCGGCGCGAGCTGTGGACCGGTGATCCCGCACCCTGGGTCGGCTTCGACCAGTTCACCAACATCCTCGGTGACTCCGAGTTCTGGTGGGTGACCTTCCGCACCGTCGTCTTCATGGCCGTCTGCGTGTCGCTGACCATGGGCATCGGTCTCCTGATCTCCCTGCTGATGCGCCGGCTGTCCAACTGGGTGCGGCTCATCCTGACCTTCTGCCTCATCGCCGCCTGGGCGATGCCGCTGATGGTCGCCGCCTCCATCTTCCGGTTCATGGCCGACTCCGACTACGGCCTCATCAACACCCTCATCGCGAAGGTCGTCGGCGACGACTGGCTCGGCCACAACTGGTACCTCGACCCGGTCCAGGGCTTCGCGATCATCACGCTGCTGGTCGTCTGGGGCGCCATCCCCTTCGTCGTCGTGACCCTGTACGCCGCCCTCACCCAGGTCCCGCAGGAACTGGAGGAGGCCGCGTCCCTCGACGGCGCCAGCAGCTTCGGGGTGTACCGCTACGTGACCTGGCCGGTCATCAAGCCGGTCTTCTCCATGGTCGCCACGCTGTCGGTGATCTGGGACTTCAACGTCTTCGGCCAGATCTGGCTGCTGCGCGGCAGCAAGCCCGAGCCCGAGTACGAGACCCTCGGCCTCTACTCCTACTCGAAGGCCTTCGAGTCCACCTCCTTCAGCCAGGGCACCGCGATCGCCCTGATCACGGTGATCCTGCTGTCCGCGGTGGCCGTGTACTACCTGCGCCAGCTCATGAAGACGGGAGAGGTCGAATGA
- a CDS encoding carbohydrate ABC transporter permease gives MSTTTDTPQVLRPDRKKTRVGLNILGLCISLVMVFPVYWLVVSALRPSREIRSYDQTLWPSSITFDNFVKAVDQPNFGTAVQSSLIVTITAVVGGMIIATLAALAIGRFRFFGRKPLVLIMILVQMLPPTAMLIPIYAQLNAMGGIDEYWSLIVVYLVSTLPFATIMIRGFVVNIPVELEESAMVDGCTRFGAFRRVILPLLAPGLAAASIFALVNAWNEYLFAYILINDNSKYTLNVWLMTFTSERGTDYGALMAASTMIALPVVIFFMFVQKKMAAGLTSGAVKG, from the coding sequence ATGAGCACCACGACCGACACACCACAGGTCCTGCGCCCGGACCGCAAGAAGACCCGCGTCGGCCTGAACATCCTCGGCCTCTGCATCTCGCTGGTCATGGTCTTCCCGGTCTACTGGCTGGTCGTCAGCGCCCTGCGGCCCAGCCGCGAGATCCGCTCGTACGACCAGACCCTGTGGCCCTCCTCGATCACCTTCGACAACTTCGTCAAGGCGGTCGACCAGCCGAACTTCGGCACCGCGGTCCAGTCCAGCCTGATCGTCACGATCACCGCCGTCGTCGGCGGCATGATCATCGCCACCCTGGCGGCCCTCGCCATCGGCCGGTTCCGCTTCTTCGGCCGCAAGCCGCTGGTCCTGATCATGATCCTGGTCCAGATGCTGCCGCCCACGGCGATGCTCATCCCGATCTACGCCCAGCTCAACGCCATGGGCGGCATCGATGAGTACTGGAGCCTCATCGTCGTCTACCTGGTCTCCACGCTGCCGTTCGCGACGATCATGATCCGCGGCTTCGTGGTGAACATCCCGGTGGAGCTGGAGGAGTCCGCCATGGTGGACGGGTGCACCCGCTTCGGCGCCTTCCGCCGCGTGATCCTGCCGCTGCTCGCGCCCGGCCTGGCCGCCGCGTCGATCTTCGCGCTGGTGAACGCGTGGAACGAGTACCTCTTCGCCTACATCCTGATCAACGACAACTCCAAGTACACGCTCAACGTGTGGCTGATGACGTTCACCAGCGAGCGCGGTACGGACTACGGCGCCCTGATGGCGGCGTCCACCATGATCGCTCTTCCGGTCGTCATCTTCTTCATGTTCGTGCAGAAGAAGATGGCCGCGGGGCTCACCTCCGGCGCCGTGAAGGGATAA
- a CDS encoding glycoside hydrolase family 3 protein — translation MTTLTSTTDTVTRDALAVLQPGFTGTTAPEWLLRRVGEGLSSVGLFGRNIETPEQLAALTAQLRAERDDVLVAIDEEGGDVTRLEVRHGSSFPGNLALGAVDDTELTRAVAHELGRRLAACGVNLNWAPSADVNSNPGNPVIGVRSFGADPHLVARHTAAYVEGLQAAGVAACTKHFPGHGDTAVDSHHALPRIDVDLETLHARELVPFRAAIAAGSKSVMSAHILLPALDPHRPATLSPQILTGLLREELGYQGLIVTDAVEMQAIASTYGIERGSVLAVAAGADALCVGGGLDDDSTVLRLRDALVAAVRSGELPEERLADAAARVRALASWTREARGAVREPGAAAQEGTAPGTAQTTGIASDIGLVAARRAVTVTGEAAPLTGPAYVAAFTPVANIAVGDETPWGLAAELTRLVPGTGTDTYDGESEAPAEAALRAAGERRIVAVVRDAHRHAWMTKALDALLAARPDTVVVEMGVPQAEPRGALHIATHGAARVCGQAAAEIIAGS, via the coding sequence ATGACCACCCTCACCTCCACCACGGACACCGTCACTCGTGACGCGCTCGCCGTGCTGCAGCCCGGTTTCACCGGCACCACGGCACCCGAGTGGCTGCTGCGCCGGGTCGGCGAAGGGCTCTCCTCCGTCGGCCTGTTCGGTCGCAACATCGAGACGCCCGAACAGCTCGCCGCGCTCACCGCCCAGCTCAGGGCCGAGCGGGACGACGTGCTCGTCGCCATCGACGAGGAGGGCGGCGACGTCACCCGCCTCGAGGTACGCCACGGCTCGTCCTTCCCCGGCAACCTGGCGCTCGGCGCGGTGGACGACACCGAGCTGACCCGGGCCGTCGCCCACGAACTGGGCCGCCGGCTCGCCGCGTGCGGGGTCAACCTCAACTGGGCCCCGTCCGCGGACGTCAACTCCAACCCGGGCAACCCCGTCATCGGCGTCCGCTCCTTCGGCGCCGACCCGCACCTGGTCGCCCGGCACACCGCCGCGTACGTCGAGGGCCTCCAGGCCGCCGGGGTCGCCGCCTGCACCAAGCACTTCCCCGGGCACGGCGACACCGCGGTCGACTCGCACCACGCACTGCCCCGCATCGACGTCGACCTGGAAACTCTGCACGCCCGGGAGCTCGTCCCGTTCCGGGCGGCTATCGCGGCCGGTTCCAAGTCGGTGATGAGCGCGCACATCCTGCTGCCCGCGCTCGACCCGCACCGCCCGGCCACCCTCAGCCCCCAGATCCTCACCGGTCTGCTGCGCGAGGAGCTGGGGTACCAGGGGCTCATCGTGACCGACGCCGTGGAGATGCAGGCCATCGCCTCGACGTACGGGATCGAACGCGGCTCCGTCCTCGCCGTCGCGGCCGGTGCCGACGCGCTCTGCGTCGGCGGCGGGCTCGACGACGACAGCACCGTCCTGCGGCTGCGCGACGCGCTGGTCGCGGCGGTGCGTTCCGGTGAACTTCCCGAGGAGCGGCTCGCCGATGCCGCTGCCCGGGTCCGCGCCCTCGCGTCCTGGACGCGGGAGGCACGGGGGGCTGTACGGGAGCCGGGCGCGGCAGCACAGGAGGGGACCGCGCCCGGCACCGCACAGACCACCGGCATCGCCTCGGACATCGGTCTGGTGGCCGCCCGCCGCGCGGTGACGGTGACCGGCGAGGCCGCACCGCTCACCGGTCCGGCGTACGTGGCCGCCTTCACCCCGGTCGCGAACATCGCGGTCGGCGACGAGACCCCCTGGGGCCTCGCGGCCGAGCTGACCCGGCTCGTCCCGGGCACCGGGACCGACACCTACGACGGCGAGTCCGAGGCCCCGGCCGAGGCCGCGCTGCGGGCGGCGGGGGAGCGGCGCATCGTCGCCGTGGTCCGCGACGCGCACCGCCACGCGTGGATGACCAAGGCCCTGGACGCGCTGCTGGCGGCGCGCCCGGACACCGTCGTGGTCGAGATGGGCGTCCCCCAGGCCGAGCCCCGGGGAGCGCTGCACATCGCGACGCACGGCGCCGCCCGCGTCTGCGGCCAGGCGGCGGCGGAGATCATCGCCGGGAGCTGA
- the nagB gene encoding glucosamine-6-phosphate deaminase, producing the protein MEVVIVPDAKAGGELIAGAIGTLLGRKPDALLGVATGSTPLPIYQALADLVRSGAVDASRARVCQLDEYVGLPAGHPESYRSVVLREVVEPLGLSEAAFMGPDGSAEDVQAACEAYDRALAEAGGVDLQLLGIGTDGHIGFNEPCSSLASRTRIKTLTEQTRVDNARFFDNDIDQVPHHVITQGIGTILEARHPILLATGEGKADAVAATVEGPVASIVPASALQLHPHATVVVDEAAASKLKLADYFRATYAAKPAWQGL; encoded by the coding sequence GTGGAAGTTGTCATCGTCCCGGACGCCAAGGCAGGCGGCGAACTGATCGCGGGGGCCATCGGCACCCTGCTCGGCCGCAAGCCCGACGCCCTTCTCGGCGTTGCCACCGGCTCTACCCCGCTGCCCATCTACCAGGCCCTCGCGGACCTGGTCCGCTCCGGTGCCGTGGACGCCTCGCGCGCCCGCGTCTGCCAGCTGGACGAGTACGTCGGACTGCCGGCGGGCCACCCGGAGTCGTACCGCTCCGTGGTGCTGCGCGAGGTGGTCGAGCCGCTCGGGCTCTCCGAGGCCGCGTTCATGGGCCCCGACGGATCCGCCGAGGACGTCCAGGCGGCCTGCGAGGCGTACGACAGGGCGCTGGCCGAGGCCGGCGGCGTCGACCTCCAGCTGCTGGGCATCGGCACCGACGGGCACATCGGCTTCAACGAGCCGTGCTCCTCGCTCGCCTCCCGCACCCGGATCAAGACGCTCACCGAGCAGACCCGGGTCGACAACGCGCGCTTCTTCGACAACGACATCGACCAGGTGCCGCACCACGTCATCACCCAGGGCATCGGCACGATCCTGGAGGCCCGCCACCCGATCCTGCTCGCGACGGGCGAGGGCAAGGCGGACGCGGTGGCGGCGACGGTCGAGGGACCGGTCGCCTCGATCGTGCCCGCGTCGGCGCTCCAGCTGCACCCGCACGCGACGGTGGTCGTGGACGAGGCGGCGGCGTCGAAGCTGAAGCTGGCGGACTACTTCCGGGCGACGTACGCGGCGAAGCCGGCCTGGCAGGGGCTGTAG
- a CDS encoding SIS domain-containing protein, producing MSATYPAGEGEWPGRIMSGEMAEQPAMLRRILERGAPAIRETAGLIAARNPRFVLLTARGTSDNAALYAKYLLEITLGLPCGLASMSTTTAYGAKPDLRDVLVITVSQSGGSPDLVASTKAAREAGAVTLAVTNNPDSPLAAVSEYHIDILAGPEKALPATKTYTASLLSLYLFVEGLRGGDGAAATVLPDLAQEVLARKDEVRSLASRYRFAERMVITSRGYGYPTAKEAALKLMETSYIPALSYSGADLLHGPLAMVDNISPVIAVVTDGRGGEALQPVLDRLRGRGADLFVVGPAAQVAAASAGFVLPTAGVAEEVQPVLEILPLQMLAYEVTIARGQDPDAPRALAKVTETR from the coding sequence ATGTCCGCCACGTACCCGGCCGGTGAGGGCGAGTGGCCCGGCCGCATCATGTCCGGCGAGATGGCCGAGCAGCCCGCGATGCTCCGCCGCATCCTGGAGCGCGGCGCGCCCGCCATCCGCGAGACCGCCGGGCTGATCGCGGCCAGGAACCCGCGCTTCGTCCTGCTCACCGCCCGCGGCACCTCCGACAACGCCGCGCTCTACGCGAAGTACCTGCTGGAGATCACGCTGGGGCTGCCCTGCGGACTGGCCTCGATGTCGACCACCACGGCGTACGGCGCGAAGCCGGACCTCCGCGACGTCCTGGTCATCACCGTCAGCCAGTCCGGCGGCTCGCCCGACCTGGTGGCGTCCACCAAGGCGGCCCGGGAGGCCGGCGCGGTGACCCTGGCGGTGACCAACAACCCGGACTCGCCGCTCGCGGCCGTCTCCGAGTACCACATCGACATCCTGGCCGGGCCCGAGAAGGCGCTGCCGGCCACCAAGACGTACACCGCGTCCCTGCTCTCGCTGTACCTGTTCGTGGAGGGGCTGCGCGGCGGCGACGGGGCGGCGGCCACCGTCCTGCCGGACCTCGCACAGGAGGTGCTGGCCCGCAAGGACGAGGTGAGGTCCCTGGCGTCGCGCTACCGGTTCGCCGAGCGCATGGTCATCACCTCGCGGGGGTACGGCTACCCGACGGCCAAGGAAGCCGCCCTGAAGCTCATGGAGACGAGCTACATCCCGGCCCTCTCGTACTCCGGCGCGGACCTGCTGCACGGTCCCCTCGCGATGGTCGACAACATCTCGCCGGTCATCGCCGTGGTGACCGACGGCCGGGGCGGCGAGGCCCTTCAGCCCGTCCTGGACCGGCTGCGCGGCCGGGGCGCCGACCTCTTCGTCGTCGGGCCCGCGGCCCAGGTGGCGGCGGCGTCCGCGGGGTTCGTGCTGCCGACGGCCGGCGTTGCGGAGGAGGTCCAGCCGGTCCTGGAGATCCTGCCGCTCCAGATGCTGGCGTACGAGGTGACGATCGCGCGGGGCCAGGACCCGGACGCGCCGCGCGCGCTCGCGAAGGTCACCGAGACCCGCTGA
- a CDS encoding sensor histidine kinase, with amino-acid sequence MNDLVRQHTALSDTDLEWLHLLVSEWQLLSDLSFADLVLWVPTRDGTRYVSVAQMRPNTGPTSYQDDMVGHLVPRGRRPLLDAALDEGRIVREGDPEWREEVPVRVESIPVRREGRVLGVIARNTNLLTVRTPSRLELTYLQSASDLAQMIAAGSFPFPGQQVDMDASPRVGDGLVRLDADGVVQYASPNGLSAYHRLGLASDLVGQHLGQITAELAPSRGPVDEALVKLASGYAPREFEVECAGGVIQLRAIPLKPKGVRIGSLVLLRDVTELRRRERELITKDATIREIHHRVKNNLQTVAALLRLQARRMDSPQGREALNEAVRRVGSIAIVHETLSQNLDERVEFDDIADRVIAMVAEISPGKVTCRRTGRFGILDAEVATPLSMVLTEVLQNALEHAFSVAESGTVEVSAVRGGSPTEGRLLITVQDDGCGLPEGFDPQKAGNLGLQIVRTLVEGELGGTFGMVPAPERGTQVVLDIPVRSEK; translated from the coding sequence ATGAACGACCTCGTACGCCAGCACACCGCTCTGAGCGACACCGACCTCGAGTGGCTCCACCTGCTGGTCTCGGAGTGGCAGTTGCTCTCCGACCTCTCCTTCGCCGACCTCGTCCTGTGGGTCCCCACCCGCGACGGCACGCGGTACGTCTCCGTCGCGCAGATGCGGCCCAACACCGGCCCGACCTCCTACCAGGACGACATGGTCGGCCACCTGGTCCCGCGCGGCCGCCGCCCGCTGCTGGACGCCGCCCTGGACGAGGGCCGGATCGTGCGCGAGGGCGACCCGGAGTGGCGCGAGGAGGTGCCCGTACGGGTCGAGTCGATCCCCGTACGCCGGGAGGGCCGGGTGCTCGGCGTGATCGCGCGCAACACCAACCTCCTCACCGTGCGTACCCCCTCCCGGCTGGAGCTGACCTACCTCCAGTCCGCCTCGGACCTCGCGCAGATGATCGCCGCCGGGTCCTTTCCCTTCCCGGGCCAGCAGGTGGACATGGACGCGTCCCCGCGCGTCGGCGACGGCCTGGTCCGGCTGGACGCCGACGGGGTCGTGCAGTACGCCAGCCCCAACGGCCTCTCCGCCTACCACCGCCTCGGCCTCGCCTCCGACCTGGTCGGCCAGCACCTCGGCCAGATCACCGCCGAACTCGCCCCGTCCCGGGGCCCGGTGGACGAGGCCCTGGTCAAACTGGCCAGCGGTTACGCGCCCCGTGAGTTCGAGGTGGAGTGCGCGGGCGGGGTGATCCAGCTGCGCGCCATCCCGCTCAAGCCCAAGGGCGTCCGCATCGGCTCCCTGGTCCTCCTGCGCGATGTGACGGAACTGCGCCGCCGCGAGCGCGAGTTGATCACCAAGGACGCCACCATCCGGGAGATCCACCACCGGGTGAAGAACAACCTCCAGACGGTCGCCGCCCTGTTGCGCCTCCAGGCCCGCCGGATGGACTCCCCGCAGGGCCGCGAGGCCCTCAACGAGGCGGTGCGGCGCGTCGGTTCGATCGCCATCGTCCACGAGACGCTGTCCCAGAATCTGGACGAGCGGGTGGAGTTCGACGACATCGCCGACCGGGTGATCGCCATGGTCGCGGAGATCTCGCCGGGCAAGGTGACCTGCCGCCGCACGGGACGCTTCGGGATACTCGACGCCGAGGTCGCGACGCCGCTCTCGATGGTCCTCACCGAGGTCCTGCAGAACGCCCTGGAACACGCCTTCTCCGTCGCGGAGTCGGGCACCGTCGAGGTGTCGGCGGTCCGGGGAGGCTCGCCCACCGAGGGGCGGCTGCTCATCACCGTCCAGGACGACGGCTGCGGTCTGCCCGAGGGCTTCGACCCGCAGAAGGCCGGCAACCTCGGCCTCCAGATCGTCCGCACGCTGGTCGAGGGCGAGCTCGGCGGCACGTTCGGCATGGTGCCGGCGCCGGAGCGCGGGACGCAGGTCGTCCTCGACATCCCGGTCCGCAGCGAGAAGTAG